Genomic DNA from Acidobacteriota bacterium:
CCGGATCTTCGCCAACCGGGGGACCATCACGGGCAGCATCGGCGTGATCGCCCAGTGGTACAACTACGGCGAACTGCTGCGCTGGGCCAGGATGCAGGACATCGTCATCAAGAGCGGGAGCCTGAAGGACGCCGGCAGCGGTTCCCGGCCGCTGACGGAGGAGGAAGAGGCCTACTTCCAGGCGCTGATCGACAACATGTACGGGCAGTTCGTCGCCGATGTCGCCAGGGGGCGCGGCCTGCCGGAGGAGGAGGTCCGCGCCCTTGCCGACGGCCGGGTCTACACCGGGCAGGAAGCCAGGGACAACCGCCTGATCGACGAGATCGGGACCTACCAGGACGCGATCGACGCCGCGGCCAGGATGGCGGGGATCAGCGGTCCCCCGAAGCTCCTGAAACCCGTCCGGAAGAAATTTTCCGTTCTCGACGTCGTCCTGGGGGACGCGAAGGCCGCCCTCCCTTTCGACGCGAACCGTTCACAGTCGCACATCCGATTTGAATATCTCTGGAGATAGAGCGCCATGACCAAGGCAGAATTAGTCGAAGAAGTCGCCAATGAATCGGAACTGACCAAAAAAGACGCCGAGGTGATCGTTCAGACGGTTCTCGACAGCATCACGGAATCGCTGCAGCGGGGAGAAAAGGTGGAACTGCGCGGCTTCGGCTCCTTCCGGATCCGCAACCGCTCCTCGCGCCAGGGGCGCAACCCCAAAACCGGTTCGGGCGTCAGCGTCCCGGCCAAGAAGGTGCCCTACTTCAAGCCCGGCAAGGAAATAAAGGACCTCGTAAACCAGTAATGGACCGGTTCTGGACCCCCTGGCGCTTCGACTACATCCGCGGCGCCGAGTCCGCCCCCTCCTGCGTTTTCTGCGGGATCCTGGGCGAACGCCGCGACGCCGAAAACCTGGTGCTTTACCGCGGCCGCGCGGCCTTCGTGCTGCTGAACCTGTTCCCCTACACCTCCGGCCACCTCCTCGTGGTGGCCAACCGCCACATCCGGCTCCTGGGCGACACCCTCCCCGAAGAGCTCCACGAGATCATCGACCTCGGCCGCCGCTGCGAGCGGGCGCTCCAGGCCGAATACCGTCCCGAGGGGTACAACCTCGGCTTCAACCTCGGCCGCTCCGCCGGGGCCGGCGTCGAAAACCACCTCCACATGCACGTCCTTCCCCGCTGGACAGGTGATTCGAATTTTGTTTCGGTTGTGGGCGAGACCCGCGTCCTGCCTGAAGAATTGCCCCGGACCTACGAACGTCTGCTCCCCCACTTCGCGGCCTGCTGAACCGTTTCAGCCCGTTATTACTGTGATTTTCGTCATACCCCCCGCCCTCCCGGCCGACGGACGGAGTTCCTTTCCGTCCCGTTTTTCCCTCCCCCCCCTCCCCCCGCCTTGCCCCGCCCGGGCGTCAGGCGGCGCCGCCGTCCGCGCGCCTTTTTTTTTTATAATTTCTTATAAAACTTCTGATAGGACTTTATATTTATTCAATAATTTTTTTATCCTTTGTTTTCCGGCGCTTGCGCGGTCCGATGCGCTTCGCGACCGCATTTTTACAGGGTTTTCAAGTAAAAAAACAATTTTCGGCGGCAAAACTTTTTTTTGTTGAATGTGTTCGCTTCCGTGTGTTAACTTTCGCCCCGTTGTTGAGAAAACAACACCATCGAAATCCTGACATTCAGTGTTTCAGGGACAGCGGATTGAAACACTCCGCTGTTCGGGGCTGTCTGTCTGTTTTCCACAGCTGTGGAAAACCTGTGGAAAAAGATTTGCACTGCGGCTGAAGATCCACCCCCGCGCCCGGGTCGCCCTATTATGAAATTCTGGAACCAGGTCCTCTCCACCGTAGAAAAACACCTGAATCCCCAGTGCTTTGACACCTGGTTCCGCCCCATAGTCTATCAGGGGAGCGATAACGGCATCCTGCGTCTTCTGGTCCCGACCGAGAGTTTTCGCAAAGGGTTGCTGGAAAACTACTCCACCCTCCTGCTGAACGCCGCCGGCGCCATCACCCACGCCGCCTTCTCCCTGGAGATCACGGCCGAAAGCGCGCACGAAACCGAAGCGCCCCCCTGTGCGGCGGCGCCTGCCCAAAGCCCTGAATCCACGCCTTTTCTGATTCCGAAATACACGTTCGACACCTTCGTCGCCGGCGCCAGCAACCAGCTGGCCCACGCCGCCGCGCTCGCCGTCGGGGAACGCCCGTCCAAAGCCTATAATCCACTTTACCTGTACGGGGGGGTGGGCCTGGGTAAAACGCACCTGATGCACGCGATCGGCAACAGGATCCAGGCGCGCAACCGCTCCGTCCGCCTGGCCTACATGTCGTCGGAACGGTTCATGAACGAACTGGTCAACGCCATCCGCTACGACCGCACCATCCAGTTCCGGCAGAAATACCGGAACATCGACGTGCTGCTGATGGACGACATCCAGTTCATCGCGGGGAAGGAGCGGACCCAGGAGGAGTTTTTCCATACCTTCAACGCCCTGTACGACGGCCAGAAGCAGATCGTGATCACGAGCGACTGTCCCCCGAAGCAGATCCCCACGCTCGAGGAGCGGCTCCATTCCCGCTTCGAGTGGGGCCTCATCGCCGACATCCAGCCGCCCGACCTGGAAACCAAGCTGGCCATTCTCAGGAAAAAGGCGCATTCGGAGATGCCCAACCTCCGCGACGATGTCTCCCTCTTCATCGCGGGGGGCATCCGCTCCAACGTGCGCGAACTCGAAGGGGCCCTGACCCGGCTGAGCGCACGGGCCTCCCTCGACGGGCTCGACACCGCCGATATCGACCTCACCTACGCCAGGGAGGTCCTGCGGGGGTTCACGACCGAGGAGAACTCCGCCGTCTCCCCCGACGCCATCCTGCGGGCCGTCGCCTCCTTCTTCTCCCTGAAGCCGGCCCAGCTCAAGGCGAAAAGCAATTCCCGGCCGATCGCGGTCCCCCGGCAGATCGCCATGTACATCTGCAAGGAACTGACCCACCAGTCCCTGCCGCAGATCGGCAAGGATTTCGGGGGAAAGCACCACACGACCGTCCTGCACTCCATCCGCAAGATCGACTCGCTGCGTAAGAAGGATCCCGAGATTTCGGCCGCCGTCAACGAAATCGTCAAATCGCTGCGATAACCCCCCGCCTTCCCGCTTCGCCTTTCCCGATGCACGCTCTTGTCTCGCTCCCGTTGCCCCGCCGTTCGTTCCTTTTCCAAATATTTAATCAGGATATATACCCGTAGTAGAAGAATGTCCTGTGGATATGTGGAAAAGCCGTCGGGCCCCCGCACCGGTGCGGGGGCGGGCGGTGCAAAAAAGCGCCGCCCTCCTGTGGATATCGGGGGCTTTCTGTGGAAATGTCCGCTGCGGGCGAAATCCACAGCCCCTTCCACCGGGGGCGGCTGTGGAAAAACAGAGAAGTCTTTAATGAACGCGGATTTAGGGTGTGAATAGTCCGGTGGAAAAGGGCTCCTCGATTTCCCTTTTTTTTTGGGCCGCAATCGAACCGAAAGCTGTATAATCGCCATGGCGACGGCCAGTGTCTCTCTTCAAATCTGCAAGGAGCATCCTCGATGAAATTCACGGTGACAAGGAATTCGCTGCTCAACGAGCTCAACCTGGTCCAGGGGGTGATCGAGAAAAAGAGCACCATCCCCATCCTGTCCAATATCCTGGTGGAAGCCTCCGGCGAACACCTGGATATCGCGGCGACCGATCTCGACGTGACCATCCGCTGCGGATGCCCGGCCAGGGTGGACGCCGAGGGGACGACGACGATATCGGCCCGCCGGCTGTTCGACATCGTGCGCCTCCTTCCCGACGGCGCCGACATCGAGGTGTCGCTGCTCGAAAACGACTGGGTGGAGCTCCGCTCGGCCAGTTCCCACTACAAGATCGTGGCGCTCCCCAAGGACAACTTCCCCTCCATTCCCGAAGGGGCCCCCGTCGTCGCCCATATCCCCGGGAGCGTGCTGCGCGGCATGATCCAGCGCACGATGTTCGCCATCACCCAGGAGGAATCGCGCTATTCGCTCAACGGCGCGCTCCTGGCGCTGCTGCCCGACCAGATCCGCATGGTCGCCACCGACGGGCACCGGCTCGCGATGGTGAACCGCGCCATGGAGATTCCGGGGCTGGACGCCGAGACCAGATCGCTCATTCCGCGCAAGACCCTGGTCGAGATCCTCAAGCTGATCGGGGACCAGGACGCGGCCGTGGAGTTCGGGCGCGACGACAACAACCTCTTCTTCGGGGTGGGGGGCAAACGGCTCGTTTCCAGGGTGCTGGCCGGCCAGTTTCCCAACTACGAACTGGTGATCCCGCGCGAGAACGACAAGTTCGTCATCGCCTCGGCCAAGGCCTTCGGCGACGCCATCCGCCGGGCGGCGATCATGTCGGACGAAAAGCTGAAGGCCATCCGGCTCGCCTTCCGGAGCGGGGTCCTCGAACTGAGCGCCAGTTCGGCCGACGCCGGGGAATCGCGCGAGCAGCTCGAGGTGGAGTACGACGGGGCCCCCCTGGAAATAGGTTTCAACCCCGTCTACCTCCTGGACTTCGTCGGCGCGTGCGCGACCGATTCGATCTCGATCTCCATCAGGGATTCGGAAACCCAGGGGCTGCTGCGGCCGATCGGGTCCCCCGACATCGACTATCAATACGTGGTCATGCCCATGAAGTTTTAAGCGTGCGCCTGCGCCGGCTTCGACTCTTCAACTATCGCAACATCGGGGAGCTCGAGATCGACCCCGGGCCCGGCGTCACCCTCCTTTCGGGCCGCAACGGGCAGGGGAAGACCAACATCCTGGAATCGATCTATTTCCTGGCCTACGGGCGCAGCTTCCGCACCTCCACCCCCAGGGACTGCATCCGGCACGGGGAGACGGAATGCCGCATCGAGGGGATCGTCGAGCGCGGCAGCCTCGAGCGCACCCTCGGCGTCACGCTGCGGGGGGCCGAAAAGACCCTCTCGCTTTACGGCAAGCCCTCGCCGCTCGAGGAGTTCGTCGGCAACCTCCACCTCCTGGCCTTCACCCACGCCCACCTCGCCGTCGTGCGCGGCGGCCCGGCCGACCGCAGGGCTTTCCTCGACCGGGCCATGGCCTCCCTCTACCCCGGCCATGTCCGCTCCCTCGCCTCCTACGGGCGCGCGCTCAGGCAGCGCAACAGGGTGCTGGCCGAGATCGCCGCGGGCGCCCGCCCGGCCGATGCGGGGCTGCTGGAGAGCTGGGACGAGGCGCTGGTCGGGGAGGGGGCGCGGATCCTCGCCAACCGGCTGCGCTACGTCCGGCGCATGAAGAGCGAGCTGCCGGAGGGGCTCTTCGGTTCGGAATCGCTCAGGATGCACTACCTGTCGACGATCGGCGCGGAGGACCCGGCCCCGGCCCCCCTCGCCGACCTCTTCCGGCAGGGGCTCGCGCGCGCGCGCGCGCGCGACCTGCGGACGGGGACCACCTCGGTGGGCCCGCACCGGGACGACCTCAAGCTCTACGTCAACGGCAAATCGCTCGGGGAGTTCGGTTCGGCGGGACAGCAGCGCTCCAGCCTGCTGGCGCTCTATTTCTCCCAGATGGAGATCCACGCCAGGGAGCACGGGTTTTACCCCGTCTTCCTGGTCGACGACGCGGAAGCGGAACTGGACCAGGAGCGGCTCCACACGTTTCTGCACTACCTGGCGCAAAGGACGCAGACCGTTTTGACCTCGGCGAAGGACTTCCTGGTCCCTTCGCTGGGACTCGACCCCGTGCGGTACGAGGTGCGGGGCGGGCGTGTCCGGACCCCCGGCGCCGGGTCCGGTCCCGACCCCCGGTGATGACGTCCTAAGTTATAGACATAAAACAACTTAAATTAACAAAATAACCGATAAATTACTTCTTTTTTCGGGGTGCGCCGTGCTATACTTCATGGGTGTTTTTGGATGAAATAATTTGTTGGAAACAATAAGGTTGCATGGCTTTCGCGGACGGTTTCCACTCTCAATCGAATATCCGGCATGAGCGAAAATATTTTGCCTGCAGAAAATGAAAATGTCGGTGCGCCCGACGAAGGGATCCTCCCGGTGGAAAAATACGGCGCGGACCAGATCCGGGTCCTGGAGGGCCTGGAGGCCGTGCGCCTGCGCCCGGCCATGTACATCGGGTCCACGGGGGTCGAGGGGCTGCACCACCTGGTCTACGAGGTCGTCGACAACTCCGTCGACGAGGCCCTGAACGGGTACTGCACCCGCATCGAGGTGACCATCCACATCGACAACAGCGTGACCGTCGTCGACGACGGGCGCGGCATCCCGACGGACGAGTACGAGCAGACGGGCAAATCGGCCGCCGAGATCGTGCTGACGGTCCTGCACGCGGGGGGGAAGTTCGACAACGGGTCCTACAAGGTTTCGGGCGGGCTCCACGGCGTGGGGGTGAGCGTGGTGAACGCCCTGAGCGCGCGCATGGACGTTCAGATCTGGCGCGACGGGAAGGTTTTCGAGCAGGGGTTCGAGCGCGGCGTCCCGGTGACGGCATTCGTCCAGGCGGGCACCACCCGCCGGCGCGGCACCAAGGTTACCTTCCGGCCCGACGAGCGGATCTTCGAGACGCTGGAGTTCAGCTACGACACGATCGCCGCGCGCCTCAGGGAGCTCTCGTTTCTCAACAAGGGGCTGGAAATCGCCCTGGAGGACCTCCGCTCCGACCGCCGGGAGACGTTCCGATACGAGGGGGGGATCGCCTCCTTCATCGAATACCTGAACA
This window encodes:
- the sppA gene encoding signal peptide peptidase SppA, whose amino-acid sequence is MAQKRSNLLLWIILGGGALFFFVLCLLALAVVFTDGAPSRFSLSSKQLAALELTGTISDSTEFVEQLEDYGNRPGVRGVVVRIDSPGGGVAATQEIYEAILKFREDSGKKVVVSMASVAASGGYYIACASDRIFANRGTITGSIGVIAQWYNYGELLRWARMQDIVIKSGSLKDAGSGSRPLTEEEEAYFQALIDNMYGQFVADVARGRGLPEEEVRALADGRVYTGQEARDNRLIDEIGTYQDAIDAAARMAGISGPPKLLKPVRKKFSVLDVVLGDAKAALPFDANRSQSHIRFEYLWR
- a CDS encoding integration host factor subunit beta → MTKAELVEEVANESELTKKDAEVIVQTVLDSITESLQRGEKVELRGFGSFRIRNRSSRQGRNPKTGSGVSVPAKKVPYFKPGKEIKDLVNQ
- a CDS encoding HIT domain-containing protein produces the protein MDRFWTPWRFDYIRGAESAPSCVFCGILGERRDAENLVLYRGRAAFVLLNLFPYTSGHLLVVANRHIRLLGDTLPEELHEIIDLGRRCERALQAEYRPEGYNLGFNLGRSAGAGVENHLHMHVLPRWTGDSNFVSVVGETRVLPEELPRTYERLLPHFAAC
- the dnaA gene encoding chromosomal replication initiator protein DnaA yields the protein MKFWNQVLSTVEKHLNPQCFDTWFRPIVYQGSDNGILRLLVPTESFRKGLLENYSTLLLNAAGAITHAAFSLEITAESAHETEAPPCAAAPAQSPESTPFLIPKYTFDTFVAGASNQLAHAAALAVGERPSKAYNPLYLYGGVGLGKTHLMHAIGNRIQARNRSVRLAYMSSERFMNELVNAIRYDRTIQFRQKYRNIDVLLMDDIQFIAGKERTQEEFFHTFNALYDGQKQIVITSDCPPKQIPTLEERLHSRFEWGLIADIQPPDLETKLAILRKKAHSEMPNLRDDVSLFIAGGIRSNVRELEGALTRLSARASLDGLDTADIDLTYAREVLRGFTTEENSAVSPDAILRAVASFFSLKPAQLKAKSNSRPIAVPRQIAMYICKELTHQSLPQIGKDFGGKHHTTVLHSIRKIDSLRKKDPEISAAVNEIVKSLR
- the dnaN gene encoding DNA polymerase III subunit beta, with product MKFTVTRNSLLNELNLVQGVIEKKSTIPILSNILVEASGEHLDIAATDLDVTIRCGCPARVDAEGTTTISARRLFDIVRLLPDGADIEVSLLENDWVELRSASSHYKIVALPKDNFPSIPEGAPVVAHIPGSVLRGMIQRTMFAITQEESRYSLNGALLALLPDQIRMVATDGHRLAMVNRAMEIPGLDAETRSLIPRKTLVEILKLIGDQDAAVEFGRDDNNLFFGVGGKRLVSRVLAGQFPNYELVIPRENDKFVIASAKAFGDAIRRAAIMSDEKLKAIRLAFRSGVLELSASSADAGESREQLEVEYDGAPLEIGFNPVYLLDFVGACATDSISISIRDSETQGLLRPIGSPDIDYQYVVMPMKF
- a CDS encoding DNA replication/repair protein RecF, which gives rise to MRLRRLRLFNYRNIGELEIDPGPGVTLLSGRNGQGKTNILESIYFLAYGRSFRTSTPRDCIRHGETECRIEGIVERGSLERTLGVTLRGAEKTLSLYGKPSPLEEFVGNLHLLAFTHAHLAVVRGGPADRRAFLDRAMASLYPGHVRSLASYGRALRQRNRVLAEIAAGARPADAGLLESWDEALVGEGARILANRLRYVRRMKSELPEGLFGSESLRMHYLSTIGAEDPAPAPLADLFRQGLARARARDLRTGTTSVGPHRDDLKLYVNGKSLGEFGSAGQQRSSLLALYFSQMEIHAREHGFYPVFLVDDAEAELDQERLHTFLHYLAQRTQTVLTSAKDFLVPSLGLDPVRYEVRGGRVRTPGAGSGPDPR